CTGCAAATGTAATATTGCATCAGACAGTTAGCATCTCACCAATTCTCTGATTTCATAAATTCATGAAATGTTCAATAACCAGACAGAGTTGAGTCTCTCTTGTTTAAAAAAGTCATTATTCTTAGAGCAGGAGTCCTGCGTGTGCAGAAACAGTAATTAAAGACACAACCAAACTTGGCATTGCAGCCATCTTGAAAATTACAAAGTAGATCAGTCTGGATATGGTTTTTCCTCCATGGTCAGGAGGACAAAAACGTTCTTTCTTACTGCAGCCACTGAGATTATTCCAATTAAGATGTTTACAGATCCCATAGTTAGACAACATCAAAATAGTGAAGAAACATGTATTGTAAGTTCTGTGTCTCAGGCAAGATTCAAACCCGGGGTGTCACAGCTATATATGTGTCTTACCCAGCTGAGCCACAGGGATGTCCAAgtttacttttgttcttaactGAATAATATGTGTTTATATTCATAAAACTATGGACATTGGTTAGCATCAAGCCAGATGCTGTGAAATGATCCAGACTTTGAAGTAGATTGTCTTAGTTACTGTGCCGGCAATGCAGAGGACAAGAATGTAAACCAACAGCAGAAGGGTTAGAAAACCATGAGATCTGCCAAAAAAGTTGGGTTTTTGGCCAGTAATGGATTCTTTGTTGCCATTTAACCTGGTAAAGGAAGTGAAAACTACTTATAATTATGCTGATTTCCATTTCTGGTCTTTGAGCTGATTACATAGCATTTTCCTCTAATGCAGTTTGATAGTATGGCAGCCTCCTAAACATGTAGTTAGTAAAATGTAGTTTTGTTGGCTGATGCTTTTCTGATTTAGTAGGGGTTAAATTCCAATTTGGCTGATTAAATTGACTGAATACCAGCTTTAGAGACTGACTAAAAAGGTTTTAGGCCTGcgcgtgtgagtgtgcatgtgcgtgcatgggttctttccttccttccttcctttttggCTTTCTTGCCAGCAAGTTGTCAACTGTACACGCACACAGTGGGATGCTCTGAAGCTTTTTTCACTGATCAGTGGCTGGAAGCTAGATTAAATGCAGCAGAGAACATAAATAATGCACTGAAGGATGCTCTGAATGAATCACTTAGATTATACTTCTACTTTTTGGAGTGGGCTCTGCCAAAGTTCACTAGCCTCAATGAGCATTTTCAAAGTGAAAAGCTAGTCATCACATTCTTGTGGGAAAAGACGTGTGAAGCGTACAAAGATCTCCTCTTATCTTTTATGAACAGGAGCTAATATTCTACACAGCAATATCGGCCAGATGAACCCAGCCAACAATTTGAAGGCCCTACCACTGCAATGCAATGTGTGTGGGTCTTATGGTTATAGAGACtacacttcctcctcctgtcttcctcctgctgcCATCATTGACTTATGTTTGTGATGCCAAATGCTTCTAAAAGCTGCCTAcctagagataaaaaaaaaaccaaaaaaacattttgactcTGATGATCCAATCTCAAGTCCAATGGAGTGTCTCCCACCTGTTACCACAACTGATGGTCATAAGCAAGTTCACCTTAATGCAAAATGTGCCACAAATTCTGCACATAGACAATGACTGTAGACAATGACTGTATTCAGGTCATTAATGACAGTAGAGAAAGATGCCACTCATGACCCTGTCTGCCGACTGCAAAGAAATAGATGTGGATGCATTCTAGTATAACGCTTTCATAATGGAAGATATGGGAGGGGATTCAAACACCTCATGTCAGCATGCATTCTGATAAGTTGACCAAAGCTGACCAAAACCAAACTTGACCAAGTTTGACCAAGATTAGGCTCATCACAGACACACTTATTGgattcatacacacaccagaATGTGTGAAGATTGACAGTGGATGCCACAATTTTATGGAGATCAAACATGAGGAGGCAAAAAACAAACGTCACAAGATGGAGAAGTATGGAGAAGTACACCACATGTTTAAAACACATTGCACAAATACATGCAGAGTGATTTGTAtcccaacatttgaaaaaattgTGAAAATTGATATGTaaatctacactaccagtcaaaagtttggacacaccacagttttctttatttttactatttttcacattttagaataatagtaaagacatcaaaactatgacacaaatggaattatgcagtgaccaaaaacgTGTTAAGATTCTTTAAATTAGCCACCCTTTACCTTGATGGagaggcaaaggctttggaaagaaattcatacatacagtaggcatcaacttcactatttatatttgtctaagaaacaaatttcaagcatttaagcataagcctttagatcaaaatggctttacggtaatgaaaaacatagtacattcaattaggtgtgtccaaacttttgagtATCATGATTTATGTGTATCATGATTTATACataaacattaacattttaaaaaaatatatttaaaatattttcacaTGAATATGTCCGTTTGGATAGCTTAACCACATTCACTGTcgtatttgtatttgttgtaaATTTAAGAAAATGGTCATGCATGAAGCTGCTTCACTCTTGTCCGGTCCTGTGAGCACAGAAGACCAGGCAAATCAATAACAGCAGAGTGATACTAACGCCTAACACCTTCTAGAGCTAGAAAACAAAAACCTGCTTCAAAGTTTTGTAATAGTGTAGACCTTGATATCAATCATGCTGCACCTCTCTGTAGATACTAAAAGTATGTAAATGACAAAGATGTGTTAACTTCTGCAAAGATTTGGGAACTTTTTCTGAAGATCATTAGGTGAAGGATTTGCAGGTCTCACTGTACATTTGAGACAGTGTACAGATCTTCTAGATGTGCCTTTTCTTCATCTACCACTCTTCTTCATCTTTAAACATTTATAGACAGCAACTAAAGGTACAGCAATACTGGGTATCCCTGCCAATATAAAGATGACCACATAGATCCATACTGGATATGGCTTTTCCTCCAATCTAGGGAATTTCTCCTGCAAAGACACAGAGTGAAATAGTACACTTTTAATGACAGACCAATATCCATGATCTCTAAAGAGATTATCTCAAATGAATTCATAAACTACCGTACCGATTCAGGATCCCAAGCTTTGTAAACGAGCTTCTCAGAAACTTTAGTGATGAAGTAAAAGACCAAGATGAAAAACATTATGAGCGGGCTGACTACTCTCCATGACACCTGCCAGAAGAAGTTGGGCTTGTGTCCAATCATGAACGTGATGTCATCATTGAACCTAGGGAGACAATGACACACATGAAGTGCATTATCAACACAgtgtggacaaaataatggagaTACCAACAAAGAGGCTTCCCTTAATGAAGATGTTTCTATAATAGTGTGGGATGCTTTTGATATTATGGCATAGTTTTTTTCCACCCTTACCCAAAAGGACAAAGTCAATGCTTACAACTATAACATAATGAATCTAAGTGGTCCTATGGGTACTCTCTGTTTTAAATGGTAGTGAAAACCATTAGTGTTTGAGATGCTGATACAGAAACTCCTATATGTTcaaaatgattataatgtattgtTGATCAATGTGTTGATTATTTGAGGGGTTATGTTCCTGGTATGTAGCTAACATTATTATCAGTGGTTTAAACCACTGGGTGATCACTCCTGCATTGTTTATATGGCATCCTATGGCATCAATATATTGGCATCCTAGAAGAAGCCCCCCCTCAGGAAAGTGGTTAACATTTGCATAGGCCTCTTAAGAATGATTTAAGGATGATTGATTCAGATCTGGAAATGCAACCCACAACAGTGCAGAACCACTAGAACTATATATTGTAGGCATGCTGGCATTTCCATTATAATGTGCACATCCTGTATGTGATACATTATGGTTACAGGGAATCTGTACTAGCATATAGTTCACAacattattttgtatttcttcaTTACCTGTCTATCCCATATATGTACACAACCGAGACCATCTCACAGAATGCAACAATCAACAGGGGGATGGATCCTCCATAGATGTCAAAGAGTGAAAGCCAATAGTTTCCTGAGCCTTGGATAAATATCAGCCCCACCAGACAGCAGAACACACACGTTACACCtgtaagagaatgaaaaataactCTGATGGCAACAAAGGAAATAGACTGGAAATGCTTTAAGATGGAAAATGAGAGAATAGACGTGGAGTTACCAGTGACAGCCTCTTTCGACCATCCCTTAGGGAAGACTTTGAGGTCTTGTAGCGGTACTAAAACTCCCTCAATGTTACCAAACATGGATGACAGGCCAAGAGAGAAGAGCATTATGAAGAAGAGGACAGCCCACAGAGGTGAGATGGGCATCTTGGTGATAGCTTCTGTGAAGACAATGAAGGCTAGACCAGTTCCTTCAACTCCCTAGGCCAAAACACAGCACAATATTACACCAAAGCATCACCAACATTACTTTAAAGTAAACTTAttttaattcaataaaaaacaataggAAAGTTGATGTGTTTTGCAGCATAAATTCACATCTTACACAGAACTGACAAAATATTACCTCACTGAGGAAAGTGTTCAAGTCACAGGTTTGCAGATCCAGCTCCTGAATTACCTCAGGATATGTTTCACTGAAACGTTGAACAACCTGATCGTAGTTGCTGTCAGTGATGTTACCCTCAGGAAGATCAAACGCATTCAGTAATGCTAAGATGTTTCTAAAAGCAAAagtaaggtaaaaaaaaaaaaaaaaaaaagagaagtgtATCATATTGCTTGTGTTGCTGAAAAAACCTGGAGGGGCTCTTAGAATGCATAATCAGGCACAAAAGGCATCCTGTACCTGCCAAGACAGCTGTCAAATCGCTCTGTGGCTCTGAAGCCAATGATGGTGTAAATGACTGTAGCAGCAAAGACAGAGGTGATGCCATTGATGAGAGAGATGATCACTGCATCCTGTTCACAGTTGTTACTGAAGGaaaaaagttgttttcatttcatctcagaTATTTATAACATGAAAAGCTAATTGTGTAAGACAATACAGTGTGTACACCTGTAAGCCTAAATGATGTAGGAGTTGAACAAACTACCAGACTTACTGCACAGAGTTGTAGCTGGAGAAAGAAATGAGACCGCCAAAAGCCAGAGAGAAGGAATAGAAAACTTGAGCACCTGCATCCAGCCACGTTGATGGCTTTGCCAACTCTGACAACTAGGAGAATAAGTATTAGTAATTATTGATTAATTGGTAATTGCTGTATGAGATACAGAGTACTTTAATGAAAGATTAGGGTTAATCTCTCTATGCAGTGGAACCAAAATATCTAGGCATTTGGATCCCAATACCTATGTATTTACTGTATTAATTTAGTACATAGTTAACTGGCAGGTGATGCCCAAATGGATAGAAATTTGGTTattctaaatgaaataataatgaaagtaaaaaaaaacattgtaatgattttattatggcgaatgattttattacaatgACATGATCCCATAGCATTGTCTTCCTAGACTGCAcattgctgaaaaaaacaatatgacTGCTGCAATtagtaaagagagaaaaatttGTAatgatatctcaaaaactgagtGTACAGTTGATCAAAATGTCTAGCTGTAAATGTTCCAATGAATTGACAGTGTTAAATGTTCGACATAGATTGATCTTGGTCTTCATTAAACTAATGAATAATACCGTCAATACTCTCAAGATGATTGTAAAGCTGTGATGATATTAGAGTTCTTAAACCTTTCagtcataggctgcagtattaCTTTTCCCTTTAGTTCTTTTGTCCTGAAGAACACTATCACGTGTTTGGCTCAATAGGTAATCTGCCTCTCAAACTGAAGATTGTGGATTGAAATCCAGACCTGTTGTTTTCAAAGTCATAAACTGCCAAGAACAATAGTCATATTTTCCAATAGAAAGCCACTTGAAAAACTTGAAAATGATTTACCTCACACTTGTTTAAAAGGAGAAAACTAGAATGTCTGCCtaacaattacaaggtcagtgGTTCAAAGTCCGGTTGTTTGTCCATCATACTTCATGCATAAGCTAAACACATTCAGTCTCCCACCAGTAACCTGTCTGGGATTGAATAGGTTGTCATGGGACATAATATCTTGAATCTGTATTCAGATTATATGGCATTAGACTTTGGCTACTTGATACATTTTTATCTAAAGATGTTAAATTCATATCATTGAATGTGCTAAACCAAATGTCAGAAATGGCAACTAACCTTTACGTTGTGCttttttcttctgcttcatCTTTACACTTGAACCCCTACTATCGTGGTATGTGGCTATATTATCCATTTAAATCTGCCAAAGTCATTCATTTTAgaaaactattattattacatattaaaTATACTAACAATTATTAGAAAACTAATAACTGACACTCTGTCTTGCTTTGTGACCCATACATAGGGTTCGCCTGCTCTTGGTGTCAAAATGtattctgaattttttttctctctttttcaaggtGTGCAGTAGTAGTAtgttttgtcccccccccccccccccacaccttATAATGTGAAAGTACAATTTGGACATTACATGCATTCTGATTGGGTGTTATCAGAGATAAGAGTATTGTGAACtataaaaggaaagaaaaaacatacaacTTACATCTGGAGTGAAGAGAAACTTCACTCCATTTAAAGAGCCCTTGAGGGTCAATCCTCTGATCAGAAAAATGGTTAGCACCACATAGGGAAGGGTTGAAGTCACATACACAgccttgggaaaaaaaaaatttgtttaGCTGAATTTAAATGTTCAATATTACTGTTGACACAGTGAGAAAGAATGTGCCGTACCTTCCCAGTGGTCTCAATGCCTCGAATGATGCAGACATAAAGCACACACCAGGCACAAATGTGACATAACAATATCCGCCACTGTAGCCCACCGTCCTCCTCAATCCCTGGGGTTGTGTTCAGGGTCTCTCTGTACCAGAAATAATCCACGGGGGAGCTCCTCTCACACTCAGAGACTAGGCCTGACAGAATTTAATAACAGTATGTGTCACTTAGCAGGCATCGTGAGTTAAATTCCGATCTGCACAAATACTAGTTATAGTACTACCTGTTAAACTGCCATTCAAGGGACACTGGCTCCACGGCAGAGACTCTTGAAATGAGTTGAAGAAGTACCACAAAATCCAGGCAATGATAGTGTTGTAGTAGAGACTGATCATGAGAGATACACACATGGATGCAATACCTGCCAATtaatgttggaaaaaaaaagtgtgtctTTCAAAGCACTTAAGAACTGGTTATGACAAACTTTCTGGGAAAAAGGTCGCTTACCAATGCCAGTCAAATAAGGATGAATTGTAGACCAGACTCCCAAACTGCCTTTTCTTAAACGTTGACCAATAGCAAACTCTAGATGGAGAAGCGGGATTCCCTCAAGAACCAGCAGGATCAGAAAGGGTATCATGAATGCACCTGAAAGCCAAAGAAAGAAGCTGTCCATGACGTCATCATTACACAAACAGTGtatctctttattttttatatgaTTCAGTACATCCCATACTATTCATGAAATGTAGCCATAAATAGAAAAGCTGAGGACAAATAATTGTGAATAAGGATGTCTGTCgctatgttgttttttgtttgtactTTGAAACTACAGCACAGACAAATTTCCCTAAGGGAACAATTAAAGTatgtcttgtcttatcttatcttatcttatcttattaataAAAGACATTATATTCGAGGGAAAATACAAGTGAACTCCACCTTTTAAGATGCACGTGagcagaaaagaaaatcaaaagcaTTGGATGCAGTTAGGTTTATAGTGCAGTCAGCAGGTGTGAAACCTCTTATCTGAACAGTGGCATTGAACTCTAACGAGGGTATACAGAGAGTATACAGTACTGTAGTTAGGACTGGGGCAGTGGTCTTGTGATGTTGGTCATTAACTAGTTAACTAGCAGAAGAATGCCCACTATTGTCCAGACTTGATTACCATACCTGGTGATCCAGAAGATCTCCAGACTACGGGCAGTCAGTGGTCAACCAGTTAATGACAGTTCGACATTAAATGATCCTGGGGATTGATTTAGAGGCTTTTTGTGAATTTAGTAGGAGTTACTAGATATCATCTAACTACAGAATATGTGTACTCTATGAGACAAACGTCATAGTCGGAGAACATTGTTGGCCagagaacttttactttttccacaaaaatgaaatgatgcagAATCAAGAACTTAAATGCTAATaaccatttcttttttgttttacatagCTAATGATCCTGCACTCCTCTGACCAATGGTGGGTCTGGAGTGGGTGTGATTCGGTTTGAATTATTATGCTGTGCTGTGTTAGTGAAGATGCCTGAAAAGGGAATAACTGAAGATGATCATTAAAGCATCACTTGCCTCCTCCATGGCTCTGACACAGATAGGGGAAGCGCCAGACGTTTCCCAGCCCCACACAAAAACCCACGCAGGTCAGCATGTACTGGGCCTTGTTGTCCCATTTTGGTCTGTCTCCAGCCTCTtccttctccagcttctccaGCTGCTGATGGGACAGTATCCTGGCCTCCAGGCCCGGATTGGGGAGTTGTAGCTTCATGATCCGTCGGACACTGTGGTATTGTGTGATACAATGGTGCACTGTACAGTGGCGGAGTGAATTGCGGTTCACACTCCAGGAGAGCCTACGTGCCGGAAACCTCTGTAATAGATTGACTAAGCTGTGGTGTCAAGGACCATCAACACACATGACAATTATTTGTGTCTTATCTGATGGGGAAAGGTCAATGCACAGAAGTTGATGTTCTTGTGAACATGGGAACATTTTTATAGGATTTATTGTCTTGTAACTTCTTTCAAAAATCAGCAATAACTTAGTGAGGAGTTTTCACCACACATACAAATGCCAGGATAAGGCTactttgtctatctatctatctatctatctatctatctatctatctatctatctatctctctatctctctatctatcatctgtctgtctgctttattccctgtctgtctgtctgcctgtctgttttcctctctctctctctctctctctctccctctgtctgtctgcctgtctgtttctctctctctctctctctccctctccccccctctatctgtctgtctgtctgtctgtctgcttcaaCTGCAGAGCGTTTTGCGTGCTTCTCACATTCACCACTGGATGCCGCCATTGCGCCTGTAATACGAGGTCGCTCCGCCGGCTGAAGTCTGGCTGCCTCGCCACTGACTGGCAGAGTTTCTGCTGGAGGAGGGAGCCGCTTTCCCATCGTTTCCACTGACCAGGCGCCAAGTGTAGCAGCAGTCCCGTGCGCAGTCTGCCTCAGCACCTTCACCGCCCGCAATGCCCTTGGATACTGCCGCCCCGCTCATCTCAACACAACTCCGATTCTCTGAAGAGTAAAACAAACATACCTCACAACGAGGTATCCTGGATCTTTACTCTCTGTTTTCATTGCCTTGAATCCTCTGCGCCTGCATGAAGCGAATGGAGAAGGTCCAGGGATAACAGAGGGTGCAGGACTTGCTACTGCAGAGGAGCTGCCGGTGGGTCGCTGTGGCCCGGCTGCCGGGGGGCTGCGCGTCATATCAAGGGGCTTCGTGGCGCATCCGCTTTATTTGACAGACATCTGAAATCGTCTTGCATGGATACATCATGGCTACGCTTGTATGCAGGGTACAGTTCCTAGATGATACTGATCCATTCAACAGCACCAATTTCCCCGAGCCCACCAGACCACCTCACTACACTTTCAGGGAAGATATTCCTCTGATAAATCAGATTGCTGGAGTCCACAGGCTGCTGAAAGCCCCACAGAAGGTATGCAGTGCTTTTTATCTGATGATTGGACACAGGCTGTTTTGCAGCTATGATATTTGTGGCATGAATTCTTTAAAATAGTGAAGAGACTTGCAGTTTTGTAGATCTGCCTAGTGAATACACTCACAAAATGATAAACTAATTTGCTGACATGATGCTGTAGGGTTGCTACCACCAGTGAAGCAGTTTGCTGATGTGGGATGCTGACAAAGCATCAACATGCAGTCAAACAGTTACTGCATGCAGAGTGTTAGCATGGTATTCAGTGTGACATTATGGAATGTTGGGCAGCTTAAATTCATAGTGGAGTGGACAGAAAGCTTTAAGCACCCATGCTTTGGCTGAGGGGAGGAGGCAGGCATCTGTTAATGTTTACCACAACCACAACAGTGAACCCTTTTCAGTTTAACCTGCTTTTCTTACTTTGAACCAACTAGCCTAATCTTGGGAAGATCTTTCAAAAACGTCCGAGTTGTTGTGCCCAAGAGAAGTAATATGGTCGTGTGGctggaacaaacaaacaagctaaGTTAAAACACAAAGTTAGCTCATGGAATAATTTCCATATGGCATGATAGTGATTATGTGACTCTCCAATTCGTAATGGAGTTCTTCTTGTCCTTATGGAGGAGCTGGCTATTGCTTGTTAGGATGTGACATCATGAATGAACGCTGTGACATCATGAATTATTGCACTctgttgcattttatttatcttttgacTTATTCTTCTCAGCATTTTTCAAACCTGTATTTCTCCAGGGAAACTTTGCTTTGCATGTCTACTCCTTTCAGTATCTCCCTTCTCCACACATTCACAGGTACACagattcacacctgggagcttcccagcacATCAATCACTTGCCACTGAATGGCTGTTAGAGAAGTTTGTGGTTTAAGTGTCTCGCTCAAGGGTTGGtcagttgttgagggagggaagggcgTTATTCACTTTCAATCACTCAGATTTTCCCACATCTGAGGATTTGAATTAGTAAACATCCAGTCTCAAGacagcttctctaacctttaagCCACTGTCATCCCCCAGTCAGATAAATCTATGTATCCATCCTCTTCTAACATACTTTTCTATAATATTGCAATTTGACATGTGACCTTTGGCCTCTTCTGTCATTTCCCTAGTCATCAGCACAATACATTGTACTGCACCTCAGTATTGTTGTGTTTGGTCAGCATCATGTCGAGCTTCATTTGATCCTGCTGTAACTGTTTGAGGAGGTGATACAGTACACATTGTTTTGGTTGCAAAAGTTGGCCATCCCAAGGTCCACAACTCCATTGCCAGTTTTAAACAGCTCAAAATAACTGAACTTTCCTCTTCAGTGTGGTATGATTACAGTGTTTCAGCTTCCCCATAGAGAGCCAGTGACAAATAATTTAAACCTGTAACcaattttctgtttctgaggaCTACACCTCTTGAGATATACTGTAGCCGGTTTTGTCCTTCTGATGAAACCACGTGCAtccaaacacattttcaaaaggCCTCATCTACTGACCTTGGAATTTAAACAGAGTAAAGGGGCCAGTGAGCTTGAATGTGAGGTTGAGTCTTTATTGAGCAGTCATCTTAGTCTGGTTGGGGAGTCACGCAAATAGAAAGTTAATTTGGGTCTTTCTTCATTCTGTCAGATCAATGGTACTCCATCTTGTTTGAGTAGAGCTGGTAAGATAAGTCACGGAAGCCTCAGGATGCTGTGGATCACCACAAGCCTGGCTCTCATTCTCCAGCCcactcagtctgaccagcatgATGGGATGGGAACGCTTTCCACTGtttgagaggggagagggaagcgggcagaaatcaaaacacaaacaaagacttGATGTACTTTGCACAGTCGATTGGTCTCAGTTTAGCAGTAGGCCAGTTGGACCACAAACTAGACAGGGAGGGAGTACCAGCGGAAGGTTCTGCAGTGCCTGGGTAGTGAGCTACAGTCACATGGGCATTAGTGGTTAGCAATAACTTGAGGGAGCAGCCGCTGTTGTGCTTTTCATAAAAGAAACAGTCAGATGCCACAGGACTGCGTCTGAGGGAAACACCACATTTGGGCAGTGAATTCACCTATTCACACCCACATATGTGGTTGAAGTTTGAAGAAGTGGCTTTGGTATGACACTGACTGTCATTACCTTTGGCAACGAACCTGTTGCCTTccagctctgtctctgtggaTGTCTTAGGATGTGCAGGTCAGCCTGGTATAAATAGCCTGGTGCTAACACATGGTGCCGAGGGAGCCAACACAGCTAGCATGTGCTGTCCCTGGGCTGTTCCTGTCAGTTTCAGCCTGCAATCTCTagaggggaggtgtgtgtgggagtggctgtgtgtgtatgtgtgtgtgcgtgcatgcgtgtgtgtgttggggtgatGGGGATGGGCACCTGGGCAATGTTGCCCTACGAagtcaaacagcagtaactactttTTGTGCATTTTAAATGTCAAAGGTCATGACCAGGGTATAGATTTCGTAGCAACAAAAATTCTACCCTGAATGCTATTAAAGGATGTACTATCCACTTCTGTAGCAGGACAGCAG
The Centroberyx gerrardi isolate f3 chromosome 12, fCenGer3.hap1.cur.20231027, whole genome shotgun sequence genome window above contains:
- the slc6a19b gene encoding solute carrier family 6 member 19b; translated protein: MKLQLPNPGLEARILSHQQLEKLEKEEAGDRPKWDNKAQYMLTCVGFCVGLGNVWRFPYLCQSHGGGAFMIPFLILLVLEGIPLLHLEFAIGQRLRKGSLGVWSTIHPYLTGIGIASMCVSLMISLYYNTIIAWILWYFFNSFQESLPWSQCPLNGSLTGLVSECERSSPVDYFWYRETLNTTPGIEEDGGLQWRILLCHICAWCVLYVCIIRGIETTGKAVYVTSTLPYVVLTIFLIRGLTLKGSLNGVKFLFTPDLSELAKPSTWLDAGAQVFYSFSLAFGGLISFSSYNSVHNNCEQDAVIISLINGITSVFAATVIYTIIGFRATERFDSCLGRNILALLNAFDLPEGNITDSNYDQVVQRFSETYPEVIQELDLQTCDLNTFLSEGVEGTGLAFIVFTEAITKMPISPLWAVLFFIMLFSLGLSSMFGNIEGVLVPLQDLKVFPKGWSKEAVTGVTCVFCCLVGLIFIQGSGNYWLSLFDIYGGSIPLLIVAFCEMVSVVYIYGIDRFNDDITFMIGHKPNFFWQVSWRVVSPLIMFFILVFYFITKVSEKLVYKAWDPESEKFPRLEEKPYPVWIYVVIFILAGIPSIAVPLVAVYKCLKMKKSGR